From a region of the Hymenobacter jejuensis genome:
- a CDS encoding transglycosylase domain-containing protein gives MWVLFGGGLVAFVFYILAVSVNFLNLFGRMPNLKTLENPKSELASEIYSADGVLMGKYFRENRTPVGYKDLPQNLIDALVATEDARFEEHSGIDPKAMGRVATGLLTGGSGGGGSTLTQQVAKVLFRTRADLNDGILNHVPGLRMLVIKTKEWIMAVRLERNYTKREIIAMYLNINDFGSNAFGINVAAKTFFNKSPKQLNLEESATLVGVLNAPSRFSPVTNPERSKNRRNWVLSQMNKYGYIDQRTYEQAVAKPIVLHYSVENANKGIAPYFRTEVSKSLLQWAKETDHDLYADGLKIYTTIDSRMQKYAEAAIAEHMQLQQKWFMQHWKGQLPWRDETGRVIPNFLQTSIKRTERYKSLFNRFDGNKDSINYYLNKKYKMQVFSWQGEKEMMMSPMDSLAYYKRYLHAGFMAMNPINGQIKAWVGGTNFKYFKYDHVKQGKRQPGSTFKPIVYTAAIDQGYSPCYQRPDVATTFPAVAGRAPYTPKNFEGGFSGRSFTLRQALARSMNSITAWLVQKLGPETVVSYAKRLGITSPIEAVPAVGFGSSDVSILELCGAYSTFVNKGVWTAPMMVTSIADKNDNVLREFVPQTREALSEETAYIMTYMLQASTTEPGGTSVILKTGFKFPYEMGAKTGTTSNYSDAWFMGITPDLVCGMWVGGEDRSIHFRTGAYGQGARLALPIYGLFMRKVYADKSIGINTNPFPKPQQPLSIEIDCSKYYGGQRDTIPYDQKLNQTDLNDLNNQDI, from the coding sequence ATGTGGGTGCTATTTGGGGGCGGACTGGTAGCGTTTGTCTTTTACATTCTGGCGGTTAGCGTCAATTTTCTAAACCTGTTTGGGCGTATGCCCAACCTCAAGACGCTCGAAAACCCAAAGAGCGAGTTGGCTTCGGAAATTTATTCGGCCGATGGAGTTTTAATGGGCAAATATTTCCGCGAGAACCGGACGCCGGTCGGTTATAAAGACTTGCCTCAGAACCTCATCGATGCTCTTGTGGCGACGGAAGATGCTCGCTTCGAGGAGCATTCCGGCATCGACCCCAAAGCCATGGGCCGCGTTGCGACGGGCTTGCTTACGGGCGGTAGTGGCGGTGGCGGCTCTACCCTGACGCAGCAAGTAGCGAAGGTCTTGTTTCGCACCCGAGCCGACTTGAACGACGGGATCCTCAACCACGTGCCGGGTCTGCGCATGCTGGTTATCAAAACCAAAGAATGGATTATGGCTGTGCGGTTGGAGCGCAACTATACCAAGCGCGAGATCATTGCTATGTATCTCAATATCAATGACTTCGGCTCCAATGCTTTTGGCATTAACGTAGCCGCCAAAACCTTCTTCAACAAGTCGCCCAAGCAGCTGAACCTTGAAGAGTCAGCGACTTTGGTAGGCGTGCTGAATGCGCCGTCGCGCTTTAGCCCCGTCACGAATCCAGAACGCTCGAAAAATCGTCGCAATTGGGTGCTGAGCCAGATGAACAAGTATGGCTACATCGATCAGCGCACGTACGAACAGGCAGTTGCCAAGCCCATTGTGCTGCACTACAGTGTCGAGAACGCTAACAAAGGCATTGCGCCGTATTTCCGCACCGAGGTGAGCAAATCGTTGCTGCAATGGGCCAAAGAAACTGACCACGATCTTTATGCCGACGGCCTAAAAATCTATACCACGATTGATTCGCGGATGCAGAAGTACGCCGAAGCTGCCATTGCCGAGCACATGCAGTTGCAGCAGAAATGGTTTATGCAACACTGGAAAGGCCAGTTGCCGTGGCGCGACGAAACCGGCCGGGTCATTCCAAACTTCCTCCAGACATCTATCAAAAGGACAGAGCGTTACAAATCGCTCTTCAATCGTTTCGATGGCAACAAAGACTCCATCAACTACTACCTGAACAAGAAGTATAAAATGCAGGTGTTCTCGTGGCAAGGCGAGAAGGAAATGATGATGTCGCCGATGGATTCGCTGGCCTATTACAAGCGCTACCTTCACGCGGGCTTTATGGCTATGAACCCCATCAATGGCCAAATCAAGGCGTGGGTGGGCGGTACTAATTTTAAGTATTTCAAATACGACCACGTAAAGCAAGGCAAACGCCAACCGGGCTCTACTTTCAAACCCATCGTCTATACGGCTGCCATCGACCAAGGCTACTCGCCGTGCTACCAACGCCCCGATGTGGCTACTACTTTCCCGGCGGTAGCAGGCCGCGCACCTTATACGCCCAAAAACTTTGAAGGCGGCTTCTCCGGTCGGAGCTTCACGCTACGCCAGGCCCTGGCCCGCTCGATGAACTCCATTACGGCATGGCTGGTGCAAAAGCTTGGTCCTGAGACAGTTGTAAGCTATGCCAAACGCCTGGGTATCACCTCGCCCATTGAGGCCGTTCCGGCGGTAGGGTTTGGCTCGAGTGATGTGAGCATTCTGGAGCTTTGTGGCGCATACAGCACCTTCGTCAACAAAGGCGTCTGGACCGCCCCAATGATGGTGACGAGCATCGCGGACAAAAACGACAACGTGCTGCGTGAGTTTGTGCCGCAAACCCGGGAAGCGCTGAGTGAAGAAACGGCTTACATCATGACCTATATGTTGCAGGCCTCGACTACCGAGCCCGGCGGCACCTCCGTAATTCTAAAAACAGGCTTCAAGTTTCCCTATGAGATGGGCGCCAAAACGGGTACCACGTCCAACTACTCCGATGCTTGGTTTATGGGCATCACGCCCGACCTAGTGTGTGGCATGTGGGTAGGGGGCGAAGATCGTAGCATTCACTTCCGTACGGGTGCATACGGGCAAGGTGCTCGCTTGGCGCTGCCGATTTATGGCCTGTTTATGCGCAAGGTCTACGCTGATAAGAGCATTGGCATCAACACTAACCCGTTCCCTAAGCCACAGCAACCGCTCAGCATCGAGATCGATTGCTCGAAATACTACGGCGGGCAACGTGATACGATTCCCTACGATCAGAAGCTTAACCAAACGGACCTAAATGATCTGAACAATCAGGATATTTAA
- the uvrC gene encoding excinuclease ABC subunit UvrC: MAANDYLQEQIRQLPHRPGIYKYFDDEGIIYVGKAIDLRKRVSSYFTKQDHNKKTQQLVKNIKRIEFTIVDSESDAFLLENNLIKQHQPKYNILLKDGKTYPYLLLTNERFPRLIPTRNKRPGDGRYYGPYANLTAMNVLLELIRALYPLRTCTFNLSPENVAAGKFKVCLEYHLGNCKGPCEAKEDEATYNQYIAQIRQILNGDLRLPKQYFRERMTQAAQDQQYELAHQFKQKLDKLDDFQAKSTIVNASLTNIDVFSIASNEKNAFINYLKVMNGSIILTQSLEVQKKLDETDDEILAPLVMQMREEFESQSKEILTNVALPDLPLPGVSVTQPQIGDKRKLLELSIKNVMYLRKEKESMNDRSKDLNEVRIMETIKKDLRLTELPKHIECFDNSNFQGDNPVAAMVCFRNAKPSKKDYRHYHIKTVVGPNDFDSMYEVVTRRYRRLVDEGASLPQLVIVDGGKGQLSMAVKALKDLNLWGQIPVIGIAKRLEEIYVPNDPLPLYIDKKSESLRLFQRMRDEVHRFGITFHRSRRDAATLKTELTEVKGLGPATADKLLSKFKSVKKIRELSEAELTAEVGKAKARILLNYFQEQPAES, encoded by the coding sequence ATGGCTGCCAACGATTACTTACAAGAGCAAATTCGCCAGTTGCCGCATCGGCCCGGCATTTACAAATACTTCGATGATGAAGGCATCATCTACGTTGGCAAGGCCATCGACCTGCGCAAACGGGTCAGCAGCTACTTCACTAAGCAGGACCATAACAAGAAAACCCAACAGCTGGTCAAGAATATCAAGCGCATCGAGTTCACGATTGTGGACAGCGAATCGGATGCTTTTTTGCTTGAAAATAACCTGATTAAGCAACACCAGCCCAAATACAACATCCTGCTGAAGGACGGCAAAACTTATCCGTACCTACTGCTCACCAACGAGCGTTTTCCGCGTCTGATCCCGACTCGCAACAAGCGCCCCGGCGACGGCCGTTATTACGGTCCTTATGCCAACCTAACGGCTATGAACGTGCTGTTGGAACTCATCCGGGCTCTATACCCGCTGCGAACTTGTACGTTCAACCTATCGCCGGAAAACGTGGCAGCAGGCAAGTTTAAAGTGTGCCTAGAGTACCACCTCGGCAATTGCAAAGGCCCGTGCGAAGCCAAGGAAGACGAAGCTACTTACAACCAATACATTGCCCAGATCAGGCAGATTCTGAACGGCGATTTGCGTTTGCCCAAACAATATTTCCGCGAGCGTATGACCCAAGCCGCTCAGGATCAGCAATATGAACTGGCGCATCAATTCAAGCAAAAGCTGGATAAGCTAGACGACTTTCAGGCCAAGAGCACGATTGTCAATGCAAGCCTCACCAACATCGACGTGTTCAGCATTGCTTCAAATGAGAAGAATGCCTTCATCAACTACCTCAAAGTGATGAATGGCTCCATTATCCTGACGCAATCGCTGGAAGTTCAGAAGAAGCTCGACGAAACCGACGATGAAATATTGGCGCCTTTGGTGATGCAAATGCGTGAGGAATTTGAGAGTCAGTCGAAAGAAATCCTGACCAATGTGGCGCTGCCCGACCTCCCACTGCCAGGAGTTTCAGTAACGCAACCGCAGATCGGTGACAAGCGCAAGCTCTTGGAACTCAGCATCAAGAACGTAATGTACCTGCGCAAGGAGAAGGAAAGCATGAATGATCGTTCCAAGGACCTCAACGAGGTACGGATTATGGAAACGATCAAAAAGGACCTGCGCCTGACGGAGCTACCTAAGCACATTGAGTGTTTCGACAATTCCAATTTCCAAGGCGATAACCCGGTGGCGGCGATGGTGTGCTTCCGCAATGCTAAGCCTAGCAAAAAGGATTATCGGCACTATCACATCAAAACGGTAGTCGGTCCTAACGACTTCGACTCGATGTATGAAGTGGTAACTCGCCGCTACCGTCGTCTCGTCGACGAAGGAGCCTCTCTGCCTCAGCTCGTCATTGTGGATGGTGGCAAAGGCCAGTTGAGCATGGCCGTAAAGGCGCTCAAGGACCTCAATTTGTGGGGCCAGATCCCGGTCATTGGCATTGCCAAGCGGTTAGAGGAAATCTATGTTCCCAACGATCCGCTGCCGCTTTACATCGATAAAAAGAGCGAATCGCTACGCCTATTTCAGCGCATGCGCGACGAAGTGCACCGTTTTGGCATCACTTTTCACCGTAGCCGTCGCGATGCGGCTACCCTCAAAACAGAGCTTACAGAAGTAAAAGGCCTGGGCCCTGCTACCGCTGACAAGTTATTGAGCAAGTTTAAATCGGTAAAGAAAATACGAGAGCTAAGCGAAGCCGAACTAACTGCTGAAGTCGGTAAAGCCAAAGCACGTATTCTGTTGAATTACTTTCAGGAGCAGCCTGCTGAATCTTAA
- the porN gene encoding type IX secretion system ring subunit PorN/GldN: MNKFLSFAALAAGLTLSVAASAQEQATTASSNGSYRPIPNSDIMFRKTIWRAIDLREKQNKPMFSEGKEISRVILDAVKRGELQAYKNDSLTSTYTPTEVSSNMSIAEASAGLSEEEKAAGFTEADANPGGGWGNDDGWGAPKKSTAKGAKGAKGKAVAKAAPPKPVAPPSYEVRPKDVYQMELKEDMIFDKKRSRMYHDIKTITLLLPSTLASNTSGIEKPIGTFKYSDLVRVFRNNPDKAIWFNPQNDAQHKNLADAFELWLFNSYIVKISNPNDSRLDEIYGSQQQGILASQQAAADLIEYEYNLWSF, encoded by the coding sequence ATGAACAAATTTCTTTCCTTCGCCGCACTCGCGGCTGGTTTGACGCTGTCGGTGGCAGCTTCAGCCCAGGAACAAGCTACCACCGCGAGCAGCAACGGCTCGTATCGGCCGATTCCGAATTCGGACATTATGTTCCGCAAAACGATATGGCGTGCTATTGATCTGCGTGAAAAGCAGAACAAGCCCATGTTCTCGGAAGGCAAGGAAATAAGCCGAGTAATCTTAGATGCGGTTAAGCGCGGTGAGCTACAGGCTTATAAAAACGACTCGCTGACTTCTACTTATACGCCCACTGAGGTTTCCAGCAATATGTCTATTGCCGAAGCTTCTGCAGGCCTAAGCGAAGAGGAAAAAGCAGCTGGTTTTACCGAAGCCGATGCTAACCCCGGTGGCGGATGGGGCAATGATGATGGCTGGGGTGCTCCGAAAAAGAGCACTGCGAAAGGCGCGAAGGGCGCTAAAGGTAAGGCTGTTGCCAAGGCAGCACCCCCTAAGCCAGTGGCACCACCGAGCTATGAGGTGCGTCCTAAAGATGTATACCAGATGGAATTGAAAGAGGATATGATCTTCGACAAGAAACGGTCGCGGATGTATCACGATATCAAAACCATTACGTTGCTGTTGCCTTCGACGCTGGCCTCAAACACATCGGGCATTGAGAAGCCTATCGGTACGTTTAAGTACAGTGATTTGGTCCGCGTGTTCCGTAACAATCCGGACAAAGCGATCTGGTTTAATCCCCAGAACGACGCCCAGCACAAGAACCTAGCTGATGCTTTCGAACTGTGGTTGTTCAACTCTTACATCGTAAAGATTTCGAACCCGAACGATTCGCGTCTCGATGAAATCTACGGTAGTCAGCAACAAGGCATCTTGGCCTCGCAGCAAGCCGCCGCTGATCTGATCGAATACGAATACAATCTTTGGAGCTTCTAG
- the porM gene encoding type IX secretion system motor protein PorM/GldM, translating to MAGAKETPRQKMIGMMYLVLTALLALQVNSAILLKFKFLDDSLSSINNKVSTANEGTVKGIQAQVEKNRNQAADVNVLKQSEEIRERTKQMLAYMSEVREKLLTATENKNKSEYKNMSAEDKVAITMLGPSRNGEAYKMKDELNKYSAYIKQYVPNAPALALDAKEDPMVTEQSQRSKNFAELNFENTPLVAALAVLSQKEAEVLKYESDALAEQSRKVGGNIIVFDKVGAFASAESNTVAAGTKYKAELFLTASASNLRPSMTLNGSPLQVGPDGHGKIEFTATPGGFDAAGNAKKQWTGTIRFKQNGRDTTFKVNVPYTVTKPVMQIQSASVQALYFKCGNKLSVQVPALGAQYKPGFSASGASVIPGSKTGEVTLVPNGREVTLNVSSGGNAIGSQTFQVRPIPKPDIKCIVGGREANEKQGTPITAVRNMSLRAIPDAGFATFLPEDARYRVTRYEITLVRGKRPAMPARTISGPDANLTDVVNSAREGDRLFVDVKEVQRMNFQGNTETVNVSKQLNIPLL from the coding sequence ATGGCGGGAGCAAAAGAGACTCCACGGCAGAAGATGATTGGCATGATGTACTTGGTACTGACTGCTCTTCTAGCCCTACAGGTGAATTCAGCAATATTGCTCAAGTTCAAGTTTTTGGACGACAGCTTGTCGAGCATCAACAATAAGGTTTCGACGGCTAACGAGGGGACGGTAAAAGGGATTCAGGCGCAAGTCGAAAAGAACCGTAACCAAGCCGCCGACGTTAATGTCCTGAAGCAGAGCGAAGAAATTCGGGAACGTACTAAGCAAATGCTTGCTTACATGAGCGAGGTACGGGAAAAGCTCTTGACTGCTACTGAAAACAAGAATAAGAGCGAATACAAAAACATGAGCGCCGAAGATAAGGTGGCGATCACGATGCTGGGACCAAGCCGCAATGGCGAGGCCTACAAGATGAAGGACGAGTTAAATAAGTACTCTGCTTACATCAAACAGTACGTGCCCAACGCTCCTGCGCTTGCATTGGATGCTAAAGAAGATCCAATGGTAACGGAGCAATCTCAGCGCAGCAAAAATTTCGCCGAGTTAAACTTCGAAAACACCCCTTTAGTAGCGGCGCTGGCTGTATTGTCACAGAAGGAAGCTGAAGTACTGAAGTACGAATCTGATGCGCTGGCTGAGCAGTCACGCAAAGTAGGTGGCAACATCATCGTATTTGACAAAGTAGGTGCTTTCGCCAGTGCTGAGTCTAATACGGTTGCTGCTGGTACGAAGTACAAAGCAGAATTGTTTCTAACAGCCTCAGCTTCAAACCTGCGTCCTAGCATGACTTTGAATGGCAGCCCATTACAGGTCGGCCCTGACGGTCATGGTAAGATTGAGTTCACCGCTACTCCTGGTGGTTTCGACGCTGCTGGTAACGCTAAAAAGCAGTGGACTGGTACGATTCGCTTCAAGCAGAACGGCCGTGATACCACCTTCAAGGTGAACGTGCCTTATACAGTGACTAAACCTGTTATGCAGATTCAATCTGCGTCGGTACAGGCCCTGTACTTCAAGTGTGGTAACAAGCTCAGTGTGCAAGTACCTGCTCTGGGGGCACAATACAAGCCTGGTTTCTCAGCTTCGGGTGCTTCAGTAATTCCGGGGTCAAAGACAGGTGAAGTAACTCTGGTACCGAATGGTCGGGAAGTAACGCTGAACGTAAGCAGCGGTGGTAACGCTATCGGTTCACAAACCTTCCAGGTGCGTCCGATTCCTAAGCCAGACATTAAGTGCATCGTGGGCGGCCGGGAAGCTAATGAGAAGCAGGGTACGCCTATCACAGCTGTACGCAACATGTCTTTGCGTGCCATTCCGGATGCTGGCTTTGCTACCTTCTTGCCTGAAGATGCGCGTTACCGCGTTACACGTTACGAAATCACGCTCGTGCGTGGCAAGCGCCCAGCAATGCCCGCTCGTACTATCAGCGGTCCGGATGCAAACCTGACTGATGTGGTGAATTCGGCCCGTGAAGGCGACCGTCTGTTCGTAGATGTGAAAGAAGTTCAGCGCATGAACTTCCAAGGCAACACGGAAACGGTTAACGTTTCTAAGCAACTCAATATTCCGCTGCTCTAA
- the porL gene encoding type IX secretion system motor protein PorL/GldL yields MAAKGGSFLFDVLMPKVYGIGAAVVIIGALFKIEHWPFADVAIIAGLGTEAIIFFLSAFQPQSKEPDWSLVYPELSEGYDPSTNSNSFSTSNNSQGLTRKLDDMLKDANVTPEAIASLGQGLNRLSTTTQQLAGLGDATNATDEYTTKVRSAAQSLERINEAYANTAQAMSAMSEATADAKAYHLQVQNVTKNLGALNAVYEMELQDANTHLKSMNKFYGTLSQAMENLTEAGKETDQFKQEVTSLTSNLNSLNRVYGNMLNAMRATS; encoded by the coding sequence ATGGCAGCAAAAGGCGGTAGCTTCCTCTTTGATGTATTGATGCCCAAAGTATACGGTATCGGTGCAGCAGTTGTAATCATTGGAGCATTATTTAAAATTGAACACTGGCCCTTCGCTGACGTAGCGATTATCGCTGGTCTAGGCACAGAAGCTATCATCTTCTTTTTGAGTGCGTTTCAACCTCAGTCGAAAGAGCCAGATTGGTCATTGGTTTATCCAGAACTGAGCGAAGGCTACGACCCGTCGACCAACAGCAACAGTTTCTCTACCAGCAACAATAGCCAAGGCCTGACCCGCAAGCTGGACGACATGCTTAAGGATGCAAACGTAACGCCTGAGGCTATTGCTTCACTTGGCCAAGGACTGAACCGTTTGAGCACGACAACCCAGCAACTTGCTGGTTTAGGTGATGCTACCAACGCTACTGACGAGTATACTACGAAAGTGCGTTCTGCTGCTCAATCGCTGGAGCGTATCAACGAAGCATATGCTAACACGGCTCAGGCTATGAGCGCCATGTCGGAAGCAACGGCCGATGCCAAAGCTTATCACCTGCAAGTGCAGAACGTGACCAAAAATTTGGGCGCGCTGAATGCAGTGTATGAGATGGAGCTGCAGGATGCTAACACGCACCTCAAATCCATGAACAAATTCTATGGCACTTTGAGCCAAGCCATGGAAAACCTGACCGAAGCAGGCAAAGAAACCGATCAGTTCAAGCAGGAGGTAACAAGCCTCACTTCGAACCTGAATTCGTTGAACCGCGTGTACGGCAACATGCTAAACGCGATGCGTGCTACTAGCTAA